From Bacteroidales bacterium, the proteins below share one genomic window:
- the rpmI gene encoding 50S ribosomal protein L35, translating to MPKMKSISGAKKRLDFTGTGKIKRKHAYKSHILTKKSTKRKRNLTYSATVDKADEKRVKQMLAC from the coding sequence ATGCCAAAAATGAAGTCAATATCCGGAGCCAAGAAGAGGTTGGATTTTACGGGAACCGGTAAAATTAAAAGGAAGCATGCATACAAAAGCCACATCCTTACAAAAAAATCAACCAAAAGGAAAAGAAACCTGACTTATTCTGCCACGGTAGATAAGGCAGACGAAAAAAGGGTGAAACAAATGCTTGCCTGCTAA
- the infC gene encoding translation initiation factor IF-3 — translation MVKKEELHKINYRITAPVVRVVGENIKMGIYSIKEAIAIAEEEGLDLVEISPNANPPVCKVIDYKKFLYEQKRKQKEMKAKAAKVVIKEIRLGPNTDDHDFNFKLKHAIKFLQDGCKVKVDVFFRGRSIVYKEQGEIILLKFANELADYGKPEQLPKLEGKRMIMILSPKK, via the coding sequence ATGGTTAAAAAAGAAGAACTGCACAAAATTAATTACAGAATCACAGCGCCAGTGGTGCGTGTGGTAGGTGAGAACATAAAAATGGGCATCTACTCTATAAAAGAGGCCATAGCCATTGCAGAAGAAGAAGGCCTGGACCTTGTGGAAATCTCACCAAACGCCAACCCACCTGTATGCAAGGTGATTGATTATAAAAAATTCCTCTACGAGCAAAAGCGCAAACAGAAAGAAATGAAAGCCAAGGCGGCAAAAGTTGTTATTAAAGAAATTCGCCTGGGGCCAAATACCGATGACCATGATTTTAATTTCAAATTGAAACATGCCATCAAATTTCTACAGGATGGTTGTAAAGTTAAAGTGGACGTATTTTTCAGAGGGCGTTCAATCGTGTATAAAGAGCAGGGAGAAATTATTTTGCTGAAATTTGCCAATGAGCTGGCCGACTACGGAAAACCAGAACAACTTCCAAAGCTGGAAGGGAAACGAATGATAATGATACTCTCTCCAAAAAAATAA